One genomic region from Pecten maximus chromosome 5, xPecMax1.1, whole genome shotgun sequence encodes:
- the LOC117327612 gene encoding protein phosphatase 1 regulatory subunit 16A-like, giving the protein MAASMSVANAAASGDLTLVKELLQKGCSPNERSKDGMTPLAVAAFWGYAEIVEVLLECRADINTCNNNTLWTALHCAAFQGHGKVIMKLMDYKPDLYLKDNQGRTAVDFASALDAIWPFFAAAGCKRTSKADLIRMDIVKKVSQDPANVNPSIHGIQQSDFAHFSRPGSAYVMKSQPYRGQSSYTDSNMAVASVTGDVLAGTPDSPHANSRAPIPSFSLWQH; this is encoded by the exons atggcggcttcCATGAGTGTTGCCAACGCCGCCGCTAGCGGAGATTTGACA TTGGTGAAGGAACTTCTTCAAAAAGGTTGCTCTCCCAATGAGCGTTCCAAGGATGGGATGACTCCACTAGCTGTAGCAGCTTTCTGGGGATATGCTGAAATTGTAGAAGTTCTGCTGGAATGCAG AGCAGACATTAACACTTGTAATAACAACACCCTTTGGACAGCCTTGCATTGTGCTGCTTTCCAAGGTCATGGAAAGGTCATCATGAAATTGATGGATTATAAACCTGACCTCTATCTCAAGGACAATCAGGGGAG GACTGCGGTTGACTTTGCTTCTGCACTCGATGCAATATGGCCATTTTTTGCAG CTGCTGGATGTAAGCGAACTTCAAAAGCAGACCTCATTCGCATGGACATTGTAAAAAAG GTGTCACAAGATCCAGCTAATGTAAATCCTTCCATACATGGTATACAACAGTCGGACTTTGCTCACTTCTCTAGACCTGGGTCAGCATATGTGATGAAGTCCCAGCCGTACCGAGGGCAGAGCAGCTATACAGACTCCAATATG GCTGTGGCATCAGTAACAGGAGATGTTCTGGCTGGTACCCCAGACTCACCCCATGCCAACAGTAGGGCACCCATCCCATCCTTCTCATTATGGCAGCACTGA